One window of Halopelagius longus genomic DNA carries:
- a CDS encoding CobW family GTP-binding protein, protein MGLRSTDETPVTVLSGSLGAGKTTLLNHLLRNAGDRSIAVLVNDMGELNVDAELVSERSELSVADGTVAELSNGCICCELRDDLETAVVRLARERDFDHLVVEPSGISDPAPVARLFTGGSPAAARYRVESVVAVVDARLFADTFDSDGTPSKTVAEGGEEGTRPISDLLVEQVEFADAVVLNKCDLVTEEERERVAGVVRTLRPGADIIPATYAEVDVEGLLGVQRFDPQSAAEAAGWRQMLNAAERGDTESAEGAEGGHEAEHGHDGHEHDGHEHGHGDRAGHSHPQAAYGVDSFTYRRRRPFHPGRIAALLSDLPESVIRSKGAMWVAGREETQLTYGQAGPSAYVEGSGRWIASLPDFEQDAYRRNRSDLGFEWDDEWGDRRTGLVFIGREMDEEELVAALDDCLLTDGEMDADWGDFESENPFPDEPGERTALSEPTPEE, encoded by the coding sequence ATGGGTCTGCGTTCGACGGACGAGACGCCGGTGACGGTGTTGAGCGGAAGCCTCGGCGCGGGCAAGACGACGCTTCTGAACCACCTGTTGCGGAACGCCGGCGACCGCTCTATCGCCGTCCTCGTCAACGACATGGGCGAGTTGAACGTGGACGCGGAACTCGTCAGCGAACGGTCGGAACTGTCCGTCGCCGACGGCACCGTCGCGGAACTGTCGAACGGGTGCATCTGCTGCGAACTCCGCGACGACTTGGAGACGGCCGTCGTCCGCCTCGCGCGGGAACGCGACTTCGACCACCTCGTCGTCGAACCGTCCGGAATCAGCGACCCCGCGCCCGTCGCCCGCCTCTTCACGGGCGGGTCGCCCGCCGCGGCGCGGTACCGCGTCGAGTCCGTCGTCGCCGTCGTAGACGCCCGCCTGTTCGCGGACACGTTCGACTCCGACGGCACGCCCTCGAAAACCGTCGCGGAAGGCGGCGAGGAGGGGACGCGCCCCATCTCGGACCTCCTCGTCGAACAGGTGGAGTTCGCCGACGCGGTGGTCCTCAACAAGTGCGACTTGGTGACCGAGGAGGAACGCGAACGCGTCGCGGGCGTCGTCAGAACCCTCCGCCCGGGCGCGGATATCATCCCGGCGACGTACGCCGAGGTTGACGTCGAAGGACTCCTCGGCGTCCAGCGATTCGACCCGCAGTCCGCCGCGGAGGCGGCGGGGTGGCGGCAGATGTTGAACGCGGCGGAGAGAGGGGACACAGAGAGCGCAGAAGGCGCGGAAGGCGGCCACGAAGCGGAACACGGACACGACGGCCACGAACACGACGGCCACGAACACGGCCACGGTGACCGCGCCGGCCACAGTCACCCGCAGGCCGCCTACGGCGTCGATTCGTTCACCTACCGGCGCAGGCGGCCGTTCCACCCCGGACGTATCGCCGCCCTCCTCTCTGACCTCCCCGAGAGCGTGATTCGGTCGAAGGGGGCGATGTGGGTCGCCGGGCGGGAGGAGACGCAACTGACGTACGGTCAGGCCGGCCCCTCGGCCTACGTGGAGGGGAGCGGTCGCTGGATAGCCAGCCTCCCCGACTTCGAACAGGACGCCTACCGGCGCAACCGCTCGGACCTCGGGTTCGAGTGGGACGACGAGTGGGGCGACAGGCGCACCGGACTCGTGTTCATCGGCCGCGAAATGGACGAGGAGGAACTGGTCGCGGCGCTAGACGACTGCCTCCTCACCGACGGAGAGATGGACGCAGACTGGGGCGACTTCGAGTCCGAGAACCCGTTCCCGGACGAACCGGGCGAGAGGACGGCGCTCTCGGAACCGACGCCGGAGGAGTAG
- a CDS encoding divalent metal cation transporter, with translation MGPSWVAGAVAAGPATMASVVTAGAAFGYQLLWIVVLSAVLGALAQYLAMRLGLFTEGGIVSVVERHLGPSWAWILVVDAVLAASLAQLVIMKGLADVSAAATGIDARVWGVAWAVVLAAGLAGRGYRFVETAAKLLVSAVVLAFLASLLVVPIDPAAAASGLVPRIPAGVDGALVAAGVLGGAVHITLVTMHSYTMRSRGWTTADYGLATFDVGLSMLGAFGAFSVAIFLVAAGVLHDPTIAANELTAVAAAQTLGPLVGPHAKWLFLLGLWGAAVSTLGGNTVVPPFLVADKLGWETDIEDGRYRAALVAVALLSAAGAFVGGSFFPLLVLVLAFGLVGTPFVLVVVLYLLNSEAVPESNSTLANVGGVALLVVAVTTAGSFVREQIASGLADPTTLFVVAFSLFVGTATIALVGRYLRERFAGSGAAVEA, from the coding sequence ATGGGTCCTTCGTGGGTCGCCGGCGCGGTGGCCGCGGGCCCGGCGACGATGGCGAGCGTCGTCACCGCGGGCGCGGCGTTCGGCTACCAACTCCTGTGGATAGTCGTCCTCTCGGCGGTTCTGGGCGCACTCGCGCAGTACCTCGCGATGCGACTCGGCCTGTTCACCGAGGGCGGCATCGTCTCCGTCGTCGAACGCCACCTCGGACCCTCGTGGGCGTGGATACTCGTCGTGGACGCCGTTCTCGCGGCGAGTCTGGCGCAGTTGGTCATCATGAAGGGCTTGGCGGACGTGTCCGCGGCGGCGACCGGTATCGACGCCCGCGTCTGGGGCGTCGCGTGGGCCGTGGTCCTCGCCGCCGGACTCGCGGGTCGGGGCTACCGGTTCGTCGAGACGGCCGCGAAACTCCTCGTCTCCGCCGTCGTCCTCGCGTTCCTCGCGTCGCTTCTGGTCGTGCCGATAGACCCCGCCGCGGCCGCCTCGGGCCTCGTCCCACGGATTCCGGCGGGCGTCGACGGCGCTCTCGTCGCCGCGGGCGTCCTCGGGGGCGCGGTTCACATCACCCTCGTCACCATGCACTCCTACACGATGCGCTCCCGCGGGTGGACGACGGCGGACTACGGGCTGGCAACGTTCGACGTGGGCCTCTCGATGCTCGGGGCGTTCGGCGCGTTCAGCGTCGCCATCTTCCTCGTCGCCGCGGGCGTCCTCCACGACCCGACTATCGCCGCGAACGAACTCACCGCCGTCGCCGCGGCGCAGACGCTCGGCCCCCTCGTCGGCCCGCACGCGAAGTGGCTCTTTCTGCTCGGCCTGTGGGGGGCGGCCGTCTCGACGCTCGGCGGTAACACCGTCGTCCCGCCGTTCCTCGTCGCGGACAAACTCGGCTGGGAGACGGACATCGAAGACGGCCGCTACCGCGCGGCGTTGGTGGCGGTGGCGCTCCTCTCCGCGGCGGGCGCGTTCGTCGGCGGGTCGTTCTTCCCCCTCCTCGTCCTCGTCCTCGCGTTCGGCCTCGTCGGGACGCCGTTCGTCCTCGTCGTCGTCCTCTACCTCCTGAACTCCGAGGCCGTCCCCGAGTCGAACTCGACGCTCGCGAACGTCGGCGGCGTCGCCCTCCTCGTCGTCGCGGTGACGACGGCGGGGTCGTTCGTCCGCGAACAAATCGCGAGCGGACTCGCGGATCCGACGACGCTGTTCGTGGTGGCGTTCTCGCTGTTCGTCGGCACGGCGACGATAGCGCTCGTCGGTCGGTACCTCCGAGAACGCTTCGCCGGTTCGGGCGCGGCAGTCGAGGCGTAG
- a CDS encoding DUF7569 family protein, with the protein MSDADPCDACGTTVEDALSRTVRLSVDRSEIDSQRLCPNCFAEWIARYREEMQPESERAPVPKDGDADIIVD; encoded by the coding sequence ATGAGCGACGCCGACCCATGCGACGCCTGCGGCACGACCGTGGAGGACGCCCTCTCGCGGACGGTCCGTCTCAGCGTGGACCGCTCGGAAATCGACAGCCAGCGGCTCTGTCCGAACTGTTTCGCCGAGTGGATAGCCCGGTACCGCGAGGAGATGCAACCCGAATCGGAACGGGCACCCGTTCCGAAAGACGGCGACGCCGACATCATCGTGGACTGA
- a CDS encoding sodium:solute symporter family transporter: MVSTTVALGLTVLTLSAFTALGFWYSRGRGRVRSVEDFLTARNSVGSRSMTATLVASVMGVWILLSPAEAGAAFGGVTAVAGYAVGEAIPMLAYARLGPRIRELLPEGHSLTEYALVRYGPAVYLLVFVVSVTYMFIFLAAELTGITSALQLVAEVPRWQTAVLVGAFVLLYTGYGGLRVSIFTDTVQAVLVIPLLLGSAVAALVALGGPAAVQQNVAAADPSLLDPGFLTGLQFGFWVAIAVLGAELVNQTWWQRIYAAEDAETLRRGFHRAALVNFVLVFVAGLFGVAARGYVNVVTDSASAQYNASVAFFVLVTEAFSETFALAVVLVALLLVMSTADTLFNALASLVTTDLPRVLDDPDDRTLTLSARVLTVVVAVAAIYVSLRARSVLELFLLADLFGVAVAVPLLSGLYSERVTGGGALAAGLSSLAVGLAFFPNPLVRGPLSTVPVVGELLPTPSFLPAFVGTAVVSILVTALSVRTSSSRFDHRRLADAVHSLDDSAVGYRESDD, translated from the coding sequence GTGGTGAGTACGACGGTGGCGCTCGGACTCACCGTCCTGACGCTCTCGGCGTTCACTGCGCTGGGATTCTGGTACTCCCGGGGGCGAGGGCGCGTCCGGAGCGTCGAGGACTTCCTCACCGCGCGAAACAGCGTCGGGTCGAGGTCGATGACGGCGACGCTCGTCGCCTCCGTCATGGGCGTCTGGATTCTGCTCAGTCCGGCGGAGGCGGGCGCGGCGTTCGGCGGCGTCACCGCCGTCGCGGGCTACGCCGTCGGCGAGGCGATTCCGATGCTCGCGTACGCCCGCCTCGGCCCGCGCATCCGCGAACTCCTGCCCGAAGGGCACTCGCTGACCGAGTACGCCCTCGTCCGGTACGGCCCCGCCGTCTACCTCCTCGTGTTCGTCGTCAGCGTCACCTACATGTTCATCTTCCTCGCCGCGGAGTTGACCGGAATCACGAGCGCCCTCCAACTCGTCGCAGAGGTGCCGCGCTGGCAGACGGCGGTGCTCGTCGGCGCGTTCGTCCTCCTCTACACGGGCTACGGCGGCCTCCGCGTGAGCATCTTCACCGACACCGTGCAGGCCGTCCTCGTGATTCCGCTCCTGTTGGGGAGCGCCGTCGCCGCCCTCGTCGCCCTCGGCGGGCCCGCGGCGGTCCAGCAGAACGTCGCCGCCGCCGACCCCTCCCTTCTGGACCCCGGCTTCCTGACGGGCCTCCAGTTCGGCTTCTGGGTCGCAATCGCCGTCCTCGGCGCGGAACTCGTCAACCAGACGTGGTGGCAGCGCATCTACGCCGCCGAAGACGCCGAGACGCTCCGGCGGGGCTTCCACCGCGCGGCCCTCGTGAACTTCGTCCTCGTCTTCGTCGCGGGCCTGTTCGGCGTCGCCGCCCGCGGGTACGTGAACGTCGTGACCGACTCCGCGAGCGCCCAGTACAACGCCAGCGTCGCCTTCTTCGTCCTCGTCACCGAGGCGTTCTCCGAGACGTTCGCCCTCGCCGTCGTCCTCGTCGCCCTGCTGTTGGTGATGAGCACCGCCGACACCCTGTTCAACGCCCTCGCCAGCCTCGTCACGACGGACCTCCCGCGGGTACTCGACGACCCGGACGACCGGACGCTGACGCTGTCCGCGCGTGTACTCACCGTCGTCGTCGCCGTCGCGGCCATCTACGTCAGCCTCCGCGCGCGGAGCGTCCTCGAACTGTTCCTCTTGGCTGACCTCTTCGGCGTCGCCGTCGCCGTCCCCCTCCTGTCGGGACTCTACTCCGAACGCGTCACCGGCGGGGGCGCACTCGCCGCCGGACTGTCGAGTCTCGCCGTCGGACTCGCCTTCTTCCCGAACCCGCTCGTCCGCGGCCCCTTGTCTACCGTCCCCGTCGTCGGCGAACTCCTCCCGACGCCTTCGTTCCTCCCCGCCTTCGTCGGTACCGCCGTCGTCTCGATACTCGTCACCGCCCTCTCGGTGCGGACCTCGTCCTCGCGGTTCGACCACCGCCGCCTCGCCGACGCCGTCCACAGCCTCGACGACTCGGCCGTCGGCTACCGAGAGAGCGACGACTGA
- a CDS encoding SRPBCC family protein, whose amino-acid sequence MRDVTVSRFVPRSPPTVARMLTPEAMVEYEGSFEVRNARERDGDTLVTVGGGGVEFVLRFEETDDGLRYEQAGEAGPFDAMETVVAVEPAEGGSTVTARSSVSLGLPAPALTDRVAAWKRRGELERALDALAADC is encoded by the coding sequence ATGCGCGACGTGACGGTCTCTCGGTTCGTCCCTCGGTCGCCGCCCACCGTCGCCCGGATGCTGACGCCCGAGGCGATGGTCGAGTACGAGGGGAGTTTCGAGGTGCGGAACGCGCGGGAGAGAGACGGCGACACCCTCGTTACCGTCGGGGGCGGCGGCGTCGAGTTCGTCCTGCGGTTCGAGGAGACAGACGATGGCCTGCGGTACGAACAGGCGGGCGAGGCCGGGCCGTTCGACGCGATGGAGACCGTCGTCGCCGTCGAACCGGCGGAGGGCGGGTCGACCGTCACCGCCCGGTCGTCGGTGAGTCTCGGCCTCCCCGCGCCCGCCCTGACGGACCGGGTCGCCGCGTGGAAGCGACGCGGCGAACTCGAACGCGCCCTCGACGCACTCGCCGCGGACTGTTGA
- the upp gene encoding uracil phosphoribosyltransferase produces the protein MPIEDRDDAYLITHALAKDTLLRLRDVETTQVAFRKGLVKLGRICGYEIIDGAMETEYVTVQTPLTETTGERVKGLDNVVIINVLRAATPFVEGLLKAFPRAKQGVISAGRDEEAGMDEEGEFPITIDYVKLPEITEKDTVIVADPMLATGSTMCAVLDHVLSNAEAEPTDLFVLSAVSAPDGLLRVGDQFPEADLLTVSIDDHLDDDGYIIPGLGDAGDRAFRTQ, from the coding sequence ATGCCCATCGAAGACCGAGACGACGCGTACCTCATCACCCACGCTCTCGCCAAGGACACACTGTTGCGCCTGCGAGACGTGGAGACGACGCAGGTCGCCTTCCGGAAAGGCCTCGTGAAACTCGGCCGCATCTGCGGCTACGAGATAATCGACGGCGCGATGGAGACGGAGTACGTCACCGTCCAGACGCCGTTGACCGAGACGACGGGCGAACGCGTCAAAGGACTCGACAACGTGGTTATCATCAACGTCCTCCGGGCGGCGACGCCGTTCGTGGAGGGACTGCTGAAGGCGTTCCCGCGGGCCAAGCAGGGCGTCATCAGCGCCGGCCGCGACGAGGAGGCCGGCATGGACGAGGAGGGCGAGTTCCCCATCACCATCGACTACGTGAAACTGCCCGAGATAACCGAGAAAGACACCGTCATCGTGGCGGATCCGATGCTCGCGACGGGTTCGACGATGTGCGCCGTCCTCGACCACGTCCTCTCGAACGCCGAGGCGGAACCGACGGACCTGTTCGTCCTCTCGGCCGTCTCCGCGCCCGACGGACTCCTCCGCGTCGGCGACCAGTTCCCCGAGGCCGACCTCCTGACCGTCTCCATCGACGACCACCTCGACGACGACGGCTACATCATCCCCGGTCTGGGCGACGCCGGCGACCGCGCCTTCCGGACGCAGTAG